From Polyodon spathula isolate WHYD16114869_AA chromosome 24, ASM1765450v1, whole genome shotgun sequence, one genomic window encodes:
- the zmp:0000001114 gene encoding suppressor of tumorigenicity 14 protein homolog isoform X1 — protein sequence MGSVVKYHSELYFILNKQDRNGRHERVTFLTEKDKMTSRKTHSLLLAMLVILCFLVLAGVAAFLIWYFAVRPSEGRGNPQVGPTKGSPFPSDQVRVYSGHLVLDDVEYTDSLGSPRTQGFRELSRDLQDLLRDTYSKDAALFKYYNTSVITGYSEGSVVAYHWTRFDIPSSDSEALSKFTDSRVTGLLRTLIRQGGMRSGLSFTVRSITASLTDPRMTNTPDSCLYSLRATGSKQSFTSPGYPSPGYPNKPHCQWQIRASKGKAIQLFFPDFDVEDNCADDFVSIYDSLSPEEKHQLTQQCGNRPPTNNLEVVSSGNVMLVSFISDSSSQHPGFSAEYIEIPRNTACDQVLTGQSGNFSSPHYPSFYPPNLDCNWTIKVPEGMKIRLKFTMFRVKEPNVDISDCGKDYVEINSQKYCGERALLALASTNNTMVVKFHSDESFTDKGFLAVYNAYDPRNPCPGQFACNTGLCIKPTLRCDGWNDCGDMSDEVDCKCGDDQFKCDNGLCKPKYWVCDRVNDCGDGSDEKSCSCGTDQWKCENGLCIDKDKVCDGTQDCTDSSDEASCSKQGNLTVTCTDFTYKCKNGACVSKSNPECDDSPDCDDGSDEQDCNCGKRPYKHNRIVGGTNADIGEWPWQVSLHFKTSGHTCGASIISERWLLSAAHCFPVNNPQYRSPGSWLTYSGLHTQLDYSSAESRKLKSITVHPGYNAFTFDNDVAVLELSEPLEFSSTVYPLCLPDATHTFPAGKSCFVTGWGALAESGPLANILQKAEVKIINDTVCDTVMSGEVTSRMLCSGYLTGGVDACQGDSGGPLVCQESSGRWFQSGIVSWGDGCARRNKPGVYSRVTKLRGWIKEQTGI from the exons ATGGGGTCGGTGGTCAAATATCACTCGGAG ttgtattttattcttaataaGCAGGACAGGAACGGGAGGCATGAGAGAGTCACTTTCCTGACGGAGAAAGACAAGATGACGTCCCGGAAGACACACTCTCTGTTGCTCGCCATGCTGGTGATCCTCTGCTTCCTCGTCCTGGCTGGAGTAGCGGCTTTCTTGATCTGGTACTTCGCAG TCAGGCCCAGTGAAGGAAGAGGGAATCCTCAAGTCGGCCCCACCAAGGGTAGCCCTTTTCCTTCTGATCAGGTGCGGGTGTACAGCGGGCACCTGGTCCTCGACGATGTCGAATACACAGACAGCCTGGGGAGCCCCAGAACACAGGGCTTCAGAGAGCTGAGCAGGGATCTGCAGGACCTG CTACGAGACACGTACTCTAAAGACGCTGCGCTCTTTAAGTATTACAACACGTCAGTCATTACTGGATACAG CGAAGGCAGCGTGGTCGCGTATCACTGGACGCGCTTCGATATCCCCAGCTCGGACTCCGAGGCCCTGTCCAAGTTCACAGACAGTCGGGTGACCGGGCTGCTGAGGACCCTGATCAGGCAGGGAGGCATGAGATCGGGGCTCAGCTTCACCGTGCGCTCCATCACCGCGTCGC TTACCGACCCCAGGATGACAAACACTCCCGACTCCTGTTTGTACTCGCTGCGGGCGACCGGCTCCAAACAGAGCTTCACCTCGCCCGGCTACCCCTCGCCCGGTTACCCCAACAAGCCCCACTGCCAGTGGCAGATCCGCGCCTCCAAGGGCAAAGCCATCCAGCTGTTCTTCCCCGACTTCGACGTGGAGGACAACTGCGCCGACGACTTTGTCTCCATCTATGACTCTCTGAGCCCGGAGGAGAAGCACCAGCTGACTCA GCAGTGTGGGAATCGCCCGCCTACCAATAACCTGGAGGTGGTGTCATCGGGGAACGTCATGCTGGTCAGCTTCATTTCAGACAGCAGCTCCCAGCACCCAGGCTTCAGTGCGGAGTACATTGAGATCCCCAGGAACACAG CTTGTGATCAGGTGTTGACTGGTCAGAGTGGGAACTTCAGCAGTCCACACTACCCCAGCTTCTACCCTCCCAACCTGGACTGCAACTGGACCATCAAG GTACCAGAGGGCATGAAAATCCGTCTCAAGTTCACCATGTTTCGTGTGAAGGAGCCCAACGTTGACATAAGTGATTGTGGAAAAGACTACGTGGAGATCAATTCCCAGAA GTACTGTGGTGAACGCGCTCTCCTGGCTCTGGCCAGCACCAATAACACCATGGTGGTGAAGTTCCACTCGGACGAGTCCTTCACCGATAAGGGCTTCCTGGCGGTTTACAATGCCTACGACCCACGGAACC CCTGCCCCGGTCAGTTTGCCTGCAACACTGGGCTCTGTATTAAACCAACGCTGCGCTGCGATGGCTGGAATGACTGCGGGGACATGAGTGACGAAGTGGACTGCA AGTGCGGGGACGATCAGTTCAAATGTGACAACGGTCTGTGCAAACCCAAGTACTGGGTGTGCGATCGGGTCAACGACTGTGGGGACGGCAGCGATGAGAAGTCCTGCA GCTGTGGTACAGACCAGTGGAAGTGTGAGAACGGACTGTGCATCGACAAGGACAAAGTGTGCGATGGAACCCAGGACTGCACCGACAGCAGTGACGAGGCCTCGTGCAGCAAACAAG GGAACCTGACGGTGACTTGCACTGACTTCACCTACAAGTGCAAGAACGGCGCGTGTGTGAGCAAATCGAACCCGGAGTGTGATGACAGCCCGGACTGTGACGACGGGTCTGATGAACAGGACTGCA ACTGCGGGAAGCGACCCTACAAGCACAACCGCATCGTGGGCGGGACGAACGCGGATATCGGGGAGTGGCCGTGGCAGGTCAGCCTCCACTTCAAGACCTCTGGACACACCTGCGGAGCCTCTATCATCTCGGAGCGCTGGCTGCTCTCTGCAGCGCACTGCTTCCCCGTCAACAACCCCCA GTATCGCAGTCCCGGAAGCTGGCTGACGTACAGCGGGCTCCACACGCAGCTCGACTACAGCAGCGCTGAGAGCCGCAAGCTGAAGAGCATCACCGTGCACCCCGGCTACAACGCCTTCACCTTCGACAACGACGTGGCTGTGCTGGAGCTCAGCGAGCCCCTGGAGTTCAGCAGCACCGTCTACCCGCTCTGCCTGCCCGACGCCACGCACACCTTCCCCGCTGGCAAGAGCTGCTTTGTGACTGGCTGGGGGGCACTCGCAGAGTCCG GGCCTCTTGCTAACATCCTGCAGAAAGCGGAGGTGAAGATCATCAACGACACGGTGTGTGACACCGTGATGTCAGGGGAGGTCACATCCAGGATGCTGTGCAGCGGCTATCTCACAGGGGGGGTCGACGCCTGCCAG GGAGACTCTGGCGGTCCGCTGGTCTGTCAGGAGAGCAGCGGGAGGTGGTTCCAGTCTGGGATCGTGAGCTGGGGAGATGGCTGTGCCCGGAGGAACAAGCCGGGGGTCTACAGCCGTGTCACCAAGCTGCGGGGCTGGATCAAAGAGCAAACCGGCATCTGA
- the zmp:0000001114 gene encoding suppressor of tumorigenicity 14 protein homolog isoform X2 — protein MGSVVKYHSEDRNGRHERVTFLTEKDKMTSRKTHSLLLAMLVILCFLVLAGVAAFLIWYFAVRPSEGRGNPQVGPTKGSPFPSDQVRVYSGHLVLDDVEYTDSLGSPRTQGFRELSRDLQDLLRDTYSKDAALFKYYNTSVITGYSEGSVVAYHWTRFDIPSSDSEALSKFTDSRVTGLLRTLIRQGGMRSGLSFTVRSITASLTDPRMTNTPDSCLYSLRATGSKQSFTSPGYPSPGYPNKPHCQWQIRASKGKAIQLFFPDFDVEDNCADDFVSIYDSLSPEEKHQLTQQCGNRPPTNNLEVVSSGNVMLVSFISDSSSQHPGFSAEYIEIPRNTACDQVLTGQSGNFSSPHYPSFYPPNLDCNWTIKVPEGMKIRLKFTMFRVKEPNVDISDCGKDYVEINSQKYCGERALLALASTNNTMVVKFHSDESFTDKGFLAVYNAYDPRNPCPGQFACNTGLCIKPTLRCDGWNDCGDMSDEVDCKCGDDQFKCDNGLCKPKYWVCDRVNDCGDGSDEKSCSCGTDQWKCENGLCIDKDKVCDGTQDCTDSSDEASCSKQGNLTVTCTDFTYKCKNGACVSKSNPECDDSPDCDDGSDEQDCNCGKRPYKHNRIVGGTNADIGEWPWQVSLHFKTSGHTCGASIISERWLLSAAHCFPVNNPQYRSPGSWLTYSGLHTQLDYSSAESRKLKSITVHPGYNAFTFDNDVAVLELSEPLEFSSTVYPLCLPDATHTFPAGKSCFVTGWGALAESGPLANILQKAEVKIINDTVCDTVMSGEVTSRMLCSGYLTGGVDACQGDSGGPLVCQESSGRWFQSGIVSWGDGCARRNKPGVYSRVTKLRGWIKEQTGI, from the exons ATGGGGTCGGTGGTCAAATATCACTCGGAG GACAGGAACGGGAGGCATGAGAGAGTCACTTTCCTGACGGAGAAAGACAAGATGACGTCCCGGAAGACACACTCTCTGTTGCTCGCCATGCTGGTGATCCTCTGCTTCCTCGTCCTGGCTGGAGTAGCGGCTTTCTTGATCTGGTACTTCGCAG TCAGGCCCAGTGAAGGAAGAGGGAATCCTCAAGTCGGCCCCACCAAGGGTAGCCCTTTTCCTTCTGATCAGGTGCGGGTGTACAGCGGGCACCTGGTCCTCGACGATGTCGAATACACAGACAGCCTGGGGAGCCCCAGAACACAGGGCTTCAGAGAGCTGAGCAGGGATCTGCAGGACCTG CTACGAGACACGTACTCTAAAGACGCTGCGCTCTTTAAGTATTACAACACGTCAGTCATTACTGGATACAG CGAAGGCAGCGTGGTCGCGTATCACTGGACGCGCTTCGATATCCCCAGCTCGGACTCCGAGGCCCTGTCCAAGTTCACAGACAGTCGGGTGACCGGGCTGCTGAGGACCCTGATCAGGCAGGGAGGCATGAGATCGGGGCTCAGCTTCACCGTGCGCTCCATCACCGCGTCGC TTACCGACCCCAGGATGACAAACACTCCCGACTCCTGTTTGTACTCGCTGCGGGCGACCGGCTCCAAACAGAGCTTCACCTCGCCCGGCTACCCCTCGCCCGGTTACCCCAACAAGCCCCACTGCCAGTGGCAGATCCGCGCCTCCAAGGGCAAAGCCATCCAGCTGTTCTTCCCCGACTTCGACGTGGAGGACAACTGCGCCGACGACTTTGTCTCCATCTATGACTCTCTGAGCCCGGAGGAGAAGCACCAGCTGACTCA GCAGTGTGGGAATCGCCCGCCTACCAATAACCTGGAGGTGGTGTCATCGGGGAACGTCATGCTGGTCAGCTTCATTTCAGACAGCAGCTCCCAGCACCCAGGCTTCAGTGCGGAGTACATTGAGATCCCCAGGAACACAG CTTGTGATCAGGTGTTGACTGGTCAGAGTGGGAACTTCAGCAGTCCACACTACCCCAGCTTCTACCCTCCCAACCTGGACTGCAACTGGACCATCAAG GTACCAGAGGGCATGAAAATCCGTCTCAAGTTCACCATGTTTCGTGTGAAGGAGCCCAACGTTGACATAAGTGATTGTGGAAAAGACTACGTGGAGATCAATTCCCAGAA GTACTGTGGTGAACGCGCTCTCCTGGCTCTGGCCAGCACCAATAACACCATGGTGGTGAAGTTCCACTCGGACGAGTCCTTCACCGATAAGGGCTTCCTGGCGGTTTACAATGCCTACGACCCACGGAACC CCTGCCCCGGTCAGTTTGCCTGCAACACTGGGCTCTGTATTAAACCAACGCTGCGCTGCGATGGCTGGAATGACTGCGGGGACATGAGTGACGAAGTGGACTGCA AGTGCGGGGACGATCAGTTCAAATGTGACAACGGTCTGTGCAAACCCAAGTACTGGGTGTGCGATCGGGTCAACGACTGTGGGGACGGCAGCGATGAGAAGTCCTGCA GCTGTGGTACAGACCAGTGGAAGTGTGAGAACGGACTGTGCATCGACAAGGACAAAGTGTGCGATGGAACCCAGGACTGCACCGACAGCAGTGACGAGGCCTCGTGCAGCAAACAAG GGAACCTGACGGTGACTTGCACTGACTTCACCTACAAGTGCAAGAACGGCGCGTGTGTGAGCAAATCGAACCCGGAGTGTGATGACAGCCCGGACTGTGACGACGGGTCTGATGAACAGGACTGCA ACTGCGGGAAGCGACCCTACAAGCACAACCGCATCGTGGGCGGGACGAACGCGGATATCGGGGAGTGGCCGTGGCAGGTCAGCCTCCACTTCAAGACCTCTGGACACACCTGCGGAGCCTCTATCATCTCGGAGCGCTGGCTGCTCTCTGCAGCGCACTGCTTCCCCGTCAACAACCCCCA GTATCGCAGTCCCGGAAGCTGGCTGACGTACAGCGGGCTCCACACGCAGCTCGACTACAGCAGCGCTGAGAGCCGCAAGCTGAAGAGCATCACCGTGCACCCCGGCTACAACGCCTTCACCTTCGACAACGACGTGGCTGTGCTGGAGCTCAGCGAGCCCCTGGAGTTCAGCAGCACCGTCTACCCGCTCTGCCTGCCCGACGCCACGCACACCTTCCCCGCTGGCAAGAGCTGCTTTGTGACTGGCTGGGGGGCACTCGCAGAGTCCG GGCCTCTTGCTAACATCCTGCAGAAAGCGGAGGTGAAGATCATCAACGACACGGTGTGTGACACCGTGATGTCAGGGGAGGTCACATCCAGGATGCTGTGCAGCGGCTATCTCACAGGGGGGGTCGACGCCTGCCAG GGAGACTCTGGCGGTCCGCTGGTCTGTCAGGAGAGCAGCGGGAGGTGGTTCCAGTCTGGGATCGTGAGCTGGGGAGATGGCTGTGCCCGGAGGAACAAGCCGGGGGTCTACAGCCGTGTCACCAAGCTGCGGGGCTGGATCAAAGAGCAAACCGGCATCTGA